The following nucleotide sequence is from Microscilla marina ATCC 23134.
GCAATACATTGTCAAGCATTATGGGGCTAAATTTTGTTGCGTCTATCAAAGATCGTAATCCAAGCCAATTGTTTTTTCGCGATTTATTGAAAATGTCATTACCTCTTTGTACATAAAAATCAAGCGCTTGGGTTGCTTCAAACTTGGCAGTAGATGTTTTGTCTTGATCATCAGAAAACCCAGGTGCTAAATAAAAACAAGCAAGCATGCCTCCAGTGCTGGTACCTGCGACAAAATCAAAGTAATCTGCCAATTTGGTATTGGGGTTGCCACTTTTTTTCTTTAATTGCTCCTCAACGTATACCAATATGGTCGCCGGAATCACCCCTCGGGTTCCCCCTCCGTCAAGCGATAAAATTCTTACTTTTTTACTCATGGTTTCAGCGTTATCTATAGTGTATTTTACAATTAGGTGATCATTGAATGAACAATTCAAGATTTTCCAGTACAACCAAGTCAATCAGTGATAAGGCAAGCCCAGCTTTCAAGTTGGTTGGTTCAACTCATTGTTTTTGGAGGGGGCTTGACCCTCGCAGCATCCAACAAAGAATAAAACTCTCTTCAAACAATGTTCAAAGAGAGTAAAAGCAATCGATCTATCTCACGAATGGCACCTCAATGACTAAAGCCAAAGCCTGGGTGCTTCGCTAACATATTGCTTATCTTAAAATAGTTTATTTGGGTAGCGCAACGCATAAAAATTCAATATAGCATCGATTTTACCCGAATTCACTTGTTTGATGCCTGGAAAAAAAGCCGTAAAACCACATCTACTAAGATGTGATTGAACGGCGAGATGGTTTATTGAATTATACTTGTTGAGTAAATGTAGAATTAATTTAGTGGTTGATGCAAAATATTTGTAGACAGGAAGCGGACACAAGTGGGGCAAAAGGAAGACAGAAACAGGCAGGTGTTGTGTAAACCATAAAAAAGGCAATAGAAGTGATCTGCTTTGCACATGTTTAGGAGTTTTATTACGCAAGACCACCTATTGCCTAAAGGTTTTATGTATTTTAGTGATTTTGATTAACAAGGCATTGAAACATTGCTTAGTCAACTGCTTGGGTAAAAAAGACTGCCCCACATGATAGAGCAGTCTTTCGTTTTCCAACAAATTGTCTATATCTGATATTCAAACTTATGGCTAATAAAACCATGCTTGTTGGTTTTCCTGGTATTTAGAGTAGATGCTCACAAGAAATCAAGTACCATCAGAAGGTAATGTAGCAATTGGGCAACCATTGGGCTATTTTACGTTGCTCTTGCCTGGGGACTGCATTGCCAGTTAAATTTAAGTGCTTGAGTTTTTTAAGCGCTCTTATTTCTTTGGGCAAAGTGGTAAGGCGATTATGGGAGAGAAAAAGCCCTTCTAAGTTTTGTAACAAGCCGATTTCTTTGGGCAAGTGCACTAGTTGGTTATAACTTAGGTTTATTTGCTTCAAGCTTGTGATATTGCCCACTTCCTGAGGCAAGCATGTCAAGTAATTGTAGCCCAAACTCAACTTTTGTAGTTTACCTAATTGCCCCAGGCTTGCGGGCAAAGCAAGTAACAAGTTATTCTCGAGGTTGAGCAAGCGCAGGTTTTGTAAGTTGGCAATTTCTTTGGGTAGCTCTGCCAGCAAATTGTGCCACAACCACAGCTCCTCCAGTGCTGTAAGGTCGCCTATGCCTTCTGGAATAGTGTTTAACTGGTTTTTATTTGCCCATAGTTTGCGCAGGCTATAGCAATTGCCCAACTCTTGTGGCAATGCTTCAAGATTATTTCCGTCCAGGTCTAGCAGTACCAATGCCTCCAGGTATTTTATTTGGGCAGGGATATTACTAATTCGCCTATAACTTAAATTAAGGCTGGGCTGGTTCAAATCTACAATATGTTTTGCTTCTATATGGTGGATATTTGTGCCAAAAAAGAAGTTGTATAACGCTAAATAATCAGCGACAATTTGCGCGTACTCATCGTCTTTTGCCCCCTTGGCAATTTCCAGGGCAAGCCTCACATTTAACGCGTCAGACGATCTCAAAAGCTCAATAAATTTACCGGAATAATTCATGCCATATTTTCATAAAAGTGATTGGTTGTTGATCAAAGGGAGCTGACTATTGGTTTTTTTATATAGCTGTCAGTCAGGCGGTTGATCAAAAATAAGGTATGGGACCAACTTATCTAATTGAGACAATAAAACATACAGGGTTGTGGATGTATAAAGTAGACTTATGTGCTTTATCTACCTTGTGTCTTGCCTGGGGCATAGTTTTGTCGGGCATTTTCTAAGAAGTGTCTAAGTAATGCTAATATATTACTTATCATAATGTTTTATTATAAAACTAATAATTACCTCCAAACTATTTCCCCCACGTTGTTTTATGTGTTCTGCAAGGGCACTTAAAACTTATAGATAAAAAGGAGTCTGGAGGCTTCTGGCCAAATGGCTGAACAAGCTTTAGCTATTGCCTGGCTTTGCATTCATAAATAAGCGCGAAGACTTGTATTCATCAATGCTTTTGGGGGTGGCTTACACAAAGTGTTCTTTGCTTACTTTCTGGCATGGGTAGATGTTACACAAATTTTGTTATATATTTGTATGCTACAACTTTCAGCCAATTCATTGGCAAAATGTTAAGTAAAGGTAGTAAATATGTGCTTTATGCTCAAAGGTGTTATCAGCCGCGAACAAGACCAAATACAGCCAATGGCCATGCTTCATTAGTTTGTCATGAATTATGCCCAATAACATTGATATGCATCTGTTTTTAATGCTTGCTACTACATTAATAAAAATTTACAAACAGCCTTTCAATCGCTATGTCTTTTGTATAATTTTTTTTTAAAAACTTGTAATAAACGACATGAAAAATCTACAAAAAATCACCCTTCTACTTTTGCCCTTGCTGCTTGCCAGTGTTATAGGCCAAGCGCAGTTTGTCACTATTTGGCAAACCGACAACCAAGGCATTTCTCAACCTAACCAAATTACCATTCCTGCCAGGGGGCATTACCAAATCGCCTGGCAGGAGGTAGGCAAGCCTCAAAACCAAGGCAAAACCACGGGCAAAGATGCCACCACGCTCACCTTACCCAAGGCAGGTAAATACAAAGTGAGCATTACAGGAGGCTTACAACAAATTCGCTTTGCCAACCAAGGCGATAAACTTAAGCTACTCAGCATAGAGCAGTGGGGCGACATTGCCTGGAAGTCTATGGAGAGCGCCTTCAAGGGCTGTAATAATATGGGTTGCCCTGCCACCGATGCCCCCGACCTGAGTCGGGTAAAGTCGTTGGCAAGCATGTTTGCCTATTGTACCCGGTTTAATGGAAAAATTGGGCACTGGAACACCAGCCAGGTAACTGATATGGCAAATATGTTTGAGTATGCAAGAGCGTTCAATCAACCGCTTGACCAATGGAATACTGGTCAAGTAACGAATATGGGAGCAATGTTTTTGGCGGCAGTGGCTTTCAACCAACCGCTTGGTCGGTGGAATATCAGCCGGGTAACAAACATGAGTAGAATGTTTTCTGCGGCAGCGGCTTTCAATCAACCACTTGAGGGCTGGAACACCAGCCAGGTAACAAATATGGGAGCGATGTTTTCTGCGGCAGTGGCTTTTAATCAACCACTTGAGGGCTGGAACACCAGCCAGGTAACAAATATGGGTGGAATGTTTCATTGGGCAAAGGTTTTCAACCAACCGTTGGGTAGCTGGAATACCAGCCGGGTAACAAACATGGGAGCAATGTTTTTTGGAGCAGTGACTTTTAACCAACCATTGAATAACTGGAACACCAGTCGGGTAACAGATATGAGCCACATGTTTTATTGCTCAGTCGCTTTTAATCAACCATTGAACAACTGGAACACCAGCCGGGTAAAGAATATGAGCCACATGTTTGATAGGGCAGCGGCGTTTGACCAACCATTGAATAACTGGAACACCAGCCAAGTAACGAATATGAGCCACATGTTTTATTGGGCGTTATTTTTTAACCAACCACTGAATGGCTGGGATACTAGCCAAGTAACGAATATGAGCTATATGTTTGCAGGGGCAACATTTTTTACCCATACACTTGATCAATGGAATGTAAGCAAAGTAACAAAGAGGTTGGGTATGTTCAAAGGCGCTACCGGCTTCCTGGAAAACTATAGCCTCTGGGAAAATACGAGTGAAGATTAAAACTTGTTT
It contains:
- a CDS encoding leucine-rich repeat domain-containing protein codes for the protein MRSSDALNVRLALEIAKGAKDDEYAQIVADYLALYNFFFGTNIHHIEAKHIVDLNQPSLNLSYRRISNIPAQIKYLEALVLLDLDGNNLEALPQELGNCYSLRKLWANKNQLNTIPEGIGDLTALEELWLWHNLLAELPKEIANLQNLRLLNLENNLLLALPASLGQLGKLQKLSLGYNYLTCLPQEVGNITSLKQINLSYNQLVHLPKEIGLLQNLEGLFLSHNRLTTLPKEIRALKKLKHLNLTGNAVPRQEQRKIAQWLPNCYITF
- a CDS encoding BspA family leucine-rich repeat surface protein; its protein translation is MKNLQKITLLLLPLLLASVIGQAQFVTIWQTDNQGISQPNQITIPARGHYQIAWQEVGKPQNQGKTTGKDATTLTLPKAGKYKVSITGGLQQIRFANQGDKLKLLSIEQWGDIAWKSMESAFKGCNNMGCPATDAPDLSRVKSLASMFAYCTRFNGKIGHWNTSQVTDMANMFEYARAFNQPLDQWNTGQVTNMGAMFLAAVAFNQPLGRWNISRVTNMSRMFSAAAAFNQPLEGWNTSQVTNMGAMFSAAVAFNQPLEGWNTSQVTNMGGMFHWAKVFNQPLGSWNTSRVTNMGAMFFGAVTFNQPLNNWNTSRVTDMSHMFYCSVAFNQPLNNWNTSRVKNMSHMFDRAAAFDQPLNNWNTSQVTNMSHMFYWALFFNQPLNGWDTSQVTNMSYMFAGATFFTHTLDQWNVSKVTKRLGMFKGATGFLENYSLWENTSED